A portion of the Stella humosa genome contains these proteins:
- a CDS encoding VIT1/CCC1 transporter family protein, whose translation MRGPHRERHLVGRIGWLRAAVLGANDGIISTSSLIIGVASAAAGAGDVLLAGVAGLVAGAMSMAAGEYVSVSSQADTEQADIARERVELAADPTLELEELARIYVGRGLAPDLARDVARQLMARDALGAHARDELGISDISKARPVQAAIASALTFSVGAAAPIALALASPGPMLAYVVAGGSLAFLALLGAVGARAGGAGILKPTLRVTFWGAFAMAVTALIGAVAGTVV comes from the coding sequence ATGAGAGGCCCGCATCGCGAACGGCACCTGGTGGGGCGGATCGGCTGGCTGCGCGCGGCCGTGCTGGGCGCCAATGACGGCATCATCTCGACGTCGAGCCTGATCATCGGCGTTGCCTCTGCGGCGGCCGGCGCCGGCGACGTCCTGCTGGCGGGCGTGGCCGGCCTGGTCGCCGGCGCCATGTCGATGGCAGCCGGCGAATATGTGTCGGTCAGCTCGCAGGCCGACACCGAGCAGGCCGACATCGCCCGCGAGAGGGTGGAGCTGGCCGCCGACCCGACCCTGGAGCTGGAGGAGCTGGCGCGGATCTACGTCGGCCGCGGCCTGGCGCCGGATCTGGCCCGTGACGTCGCCCGGCAGTTGATGGCGCGCGACGCGCTGGGCGCCCATGCGCGCGACGAACTCGGCATCTCGGACATCAGCAAGGCGCGCCCGGTGCAGGCGGCAATCGCATCGGCCCTGACCTTCTCGGTCGGCGCGGCCGCACCCATCGCGCTCGCCCTGGCGTCGCCGGGGCCGATGCTGGCCTATGTGGTGGCGGGGGGCTCGCTCGCCTTCCTGGCCCTGCTGGGGGCGGTGGGCGCGCGTGCCGGCGGCGCCGGTATCCTGAAGCCCACCCTTCGCGTCACCTTCTGGGGTGCCTTCGCCATGGCGGTCACGGCCTTGATCGGCGCCGTCGCCGGCACGGTCGTCTGA
- a CDS encoding hydroxyacid dehydrogenase: MATNVKRLAYFEKWVDPVAEDILGRREDIELVRRHYADPDGDNAAVMARVHGYQIAPRTELREPWFGDADLLRRCPSLLAISSTGAGFDMVDVAACTAAGVIVCNQSGTNKEAVAEHALGLMLALAKNIGITDRALRRDRDLDRFLYTGRELRGRTVGIVGLGQIGTRTAELCRGLFGMTVLAFDPYLTAAEAAARGALQVSLDELLARADFVSVHCPRNDETFGMFGAAQFAGMRPTAYFVNTARGGIHDEPALEAALVAGRIAGAGIDVFLKEPPPPDHPLLRLANVIATPHIAGITEESLRNMSEAAAEQWIALFEGRVPPRLINPEAWPRYAERFEALIGFRPDAL; this comes from the coding sequence GTGGCGACCAACGTGAAGCGGCTGGCCTATTTCGAGAAGTGGGTCGACCCGGTGGCCGAGGACATCCTGGGCCGGCGCGAGGACATCGAGCTGGTGCGCCGGCACTATGCCGATCCCGACGGCGACAATGCCGCCGTGATGGCGCGCGTCCATGGCTACCAGATCGCGCCGCGCACCGAACTGCGCGAGCCCTGGTTCGGCGATGCCGACCTGCTGCGCCGCTGCCCCAGCCTGCTGGCGATCAGCTCGACCGGGGCCGGATTCGACATGGTCGACGTGGCGGCCTGCACCGCGGCCGGCGTCATCGTCTGCAACCAGTCCGGCACCAACAAGGAAGCCGTGGCCGAGCATGCGCTGGGCCTTATGCTGGCGCTGGCCAAGAACATCGGCATCACCGACCGCGCACTGCGCCGCGACCGCGACCTCGATCGGTTCCTCTATACCGGGCGCGAGCTGCGCGGCCGCACCGTCGGCATCGTCGGCCTGGGCCAGATCGGCACGCGCACGGCCGAGTTGTGCCGCGGCCTGTTCGGCATGACGGTGCTGGCCTTCGACCCCTATCTGACGGCAGCCGAGGCCGCCGCCCGCGGCGCCCTCCAGGTGTCGCTGGACGAGTTGCTGGCGCGCGCGGACTTCGTGTCGGTCCACTGCCCGCGCAACGACGAGACCTTCGGCATGTTCGGTGCCGCCCAGTTCGCGGGGATGCGGCCCACCGCCTACTTCGTCAACACCGCCCGCGGCGGCATCCATGACGAGCCGGCGCTGGAGGCGGCACTGGTCGCCGGCCGGATCGCGGGTGCGGGCATCGACGTCTTCCTGAAGGAACCGCCGCCGCCCGACCATCCGCTGCTGCGCCTGGCCAACGTCATCGCCACCCCGCACATCGCCGGCATCACCGAGGAATCGCTGCGCAACATGTCCGAGGCGGCGGCCGAGCAATGGATCGCCCTCTTCGAGGGCCGCGTCCCGCCGCGCCTGATCAACCCCGAGGCCTGGCCACGCTATGCCGAGCGCTTCGAGGCGCTGATCGGCTTCCGGCCCGACGCACTGTAG
- a CDS encoding TIGR03862 family flavoprotein, translating into MTAPTVAVIGGGPAGLMAAEVASAAGAAVTVWEHMPSVGRKLLMAGRGGLNLTHSEPAVPFQARYGDAAGRLAPALAAFGPADLRAWAEGLGQATFVGSSGRVFPTAMKASPLLRAWLARLAGQGVRIVTRRRWQGWDADGALVFSGPDGQGERMAPDATILALGGASWPRLGSDGGWVPLLAARGVPVVPMASANCGFAVAWSADFRQRFAGTPLKPAAFTFAGRTLRGEAMVTAYGIEGGAIYALSAALRDRIAAAGPAMLTIDLRPELAVEALAARLAAVAGAPSTATRLRKGAGLSPLAAGLLRECGPPLPAEPMALAARVKAVEVRLEAPQPIARAISSAGGIALDALDDGFMLRGLPGVFAAGEMLDWEAPTGGYLLQATLATAVVAARAAVAHATACRPGGDRTSSPE; encoded by the coding sequence TTGACCGCCCCCACCGTCGCCGTCATCGGCGGCGGACCGGCAGGGCTGATGGCAGCCGAGGTGGCGAGCGCGGCCGGTGCCGCCGTCACCGTCTGGGAGCATATGCCCTCGGTCGGGCGCAAGCTGCTAATGGCCGGGCGCGGCGGCCTGAACCTGACCCATTCCGAGCCGGCCGTGCCGTTCCAGGCGCGCTATGGCGATGCCGCCGGCCGCCTGGCGCCGGCGCTCGCGGCCTTCGGGCCGGCGGACCTGCGCGCCTGGGCCGAGGGGCTGGGCCAGGCGACCTTCGTCGGCTCCAGCGGCCGGGTCTTCCCCACCGCCATGAAGGCCTCGCCGCTGCTGCGCGCCTGGCTCGCACGGCTGGCGGGGCAAGGCGTCCGCATCGTCACCCGCCGCCGCTGGCAGGGCTGGGACGCCGACGGCGCGCTCGTTTTCTCCGGGCCGGACGGGCAGGGCGAGCGCATGGCGCCCGACGCCACGATCCTGGCGCTGGGCGGGGCAAGCTGGCCGCGCCTCGGCAGTGACGGCGGCTGGGTCCCGCTGCTGGCCGCGCGCGGCGTGCCGGTCGTGCCCATGGCGTCTGCCAATTGCGGCTTCGCCGTCGCCTGGAGCGCGGATTTCCGCCAGCGCTTCGCCGGCACGCCGCTGAAGCCGGCCGCCTTCACCTTTGCCGGCCGCACGCTGCGGGGCGAGGCCATGGTCACCGCCTACGGCATCGAGGGCGGGGCCATCTATGCCCTGTCGGCCGCCCTGCGCGACCGGATCGCGGCAGCGGGTCCGGCCATGCTCACTATCGACCTTCGTCCCGAACTGGCGGTCGAGGCCCTGGCGGCGCGCCTGGCCGCTGTTGCCGGCGCACCTTCGACGGCGACCCGGCTGCGCAAGGGGGCGGGCCTGTCGCCGCTGGCGGCCGGCCTGCTGCGCGAATGCGGACCGCCATTGCCGGCCGAGCCCATGGCGCTGGCCGCCCGCGTCAAGGCGGTGGAGGTTCGCCTGGAGGCGCCGCAGCCGATCGCCCGCGCCATATCGAGCGCCGGCGGCATCGCGCTGGATGCGCTGGATGACGGCTTCATGCTGCGCGGCCTGCCCGGCGTCTTTGCCGCGGGCGAGATGCTGGACTGGGAAGCGCCGACCGGCGGCTACCTGTTGCAGGCGACGCTCGCGACCGCCGTGGTGGCGGCCAGGGCCGCCGTCGCGCACGCAACGGCTTGCCGGCCGGGCGGCGATCGAACATCGTCGCCGGAATAA
- a CDS encoding S1C family serine protease, translated as MSTETEWNVPEPLQPRPEDHAYDLERALSSVVGLKALVPSDAFTAETLGTERAGNGVIIRGDGLVLTVGYLVAEAETVYLTLSDGRAVPGHVVAYDHETGLGLVQALARIDLPALPLGRAAAAEVGERVVVGGAGGRSRSVSARIVARQEFAGYWEYVLDEAIFTSPAHPNWGGAPLINAAGELIGIGSLQLQQGRGTFLNMIIPIDVLKPVFEDLQLLGRPNRPPRPWLGLYAAEVEEKVAVVGLSDGGPAAAAGIQTGDILLAVAGVEPGDLAGFYRRVWEQGPAGALVPLTINRDGRTLEIVVKSSDRSRFLKKPSLH; from the coding sequence ATGTCGACGGAGACCGAGTGGAACGTGCCGGAGCCGCTGCAGCCGCGGCCGGAGGATCATGCCTATGACCTCGAGCGGGCGCTTTCCTCCGTCGTCGGGCTGAAGGCGCTGGTGCCGTCGGATGCCTTCACCGCGGAAACCCTGGGGACCGAGCGCGCGGGAAACGGCGTGATCATCCGGGGCGACGGGCTGGTGCTGACGGTGGGCTACCTGGTGGCCGAGGCCGAGACCGTCTACCTCACTCTCTCCGACGGCCGCGCGGTGCCCGGCCATGTCGTGGCCTACGACCACGAGACCGGGCTTGGGCTGGTCCAGGCGCTGGCGCGCATCGACCTGCCGGCGCTGCCGCTCGGGCGCGCGGCCGCGGCCGAAGTGGGCGAGCGGGTGGTCGTCGGCGGGGCGGGCGGGCGCAGCCGCTCGGTGTCGGCGCGCATCGTCGCCCGGCAGGAGTTCGCCGGATACTGGGAGTATGTGCTGGACGAGGCGATCTTCACCTCGCCCGCGCACCCCAACTGGGGCGGTGCGCCGCTCATCAATGCCGCCGGCGAACTGATCGGCATCGGCTCGCTGCAGCTCCAGCAGGGGCGCGGCACCTTCCTCAACATGATCATCCCGATCGACGTGCTGAAGCCGGTCTTCGAGGACCTGCAGTTGCTCGGCCGGCCGAACCGGCCGCCACGCCCCTGGCTCGGCTTGTATGCCGCCGAGGTGGAGGAGAAGGTGGCGGTGGTCGGCCTGTCTGACGGCGGTCCGGCGGCCGCCGCCGGCATCCAGACCGGCGACATCCTCCTGGCCGTGGCGGGCGTCGAGCCCGGCGATCTCGCCGGCTTCTATCGCCGCGTCTGGGAGCAGGGGCCGGCCGGTGCGCTGGTGCCGCTGACCATCAATCGCGACGGCCGCACGCTGGAGATCGTCGTCAAGTCGTCCGACCGCTCCCGCTTCCTCAAGAAGCCGAGCCTGCATTGA
- a CDS encoding type II toxin-antitoxin system RelE/ParE family toxin, with protein sequence MTRPLGWIGSAREDLLAFPDGVIREIGHALFVAQTGGKHGSAKPLQGFGGAGVLEIVEDHDGDTYRAVYTVRFAEIIYVLHAFQKKSKSGTATPLREIERIKARLKQAQQEYAEWKQDNP encoded by the coding sequence ATGACGCGCCCGCTCGGCTGGATCGGCAGTGCCCGCGAGGACCTTCTGGCTTTTCCGGATGGTGTCATCCGCGAGATCGGCCACGCGTTGTTCGTCGCGCAGACGGGTGGAAAGCATGGCAGCGCCAAGCCGTTGCAGGGATTCGGCGGTGCGGGCGTACTCGAAATCGTCGAAGACCACGACGGCGATACCTACCGCGCCGTCTATACCGTCCGTTTTGCCGAGATCATCTATGTGCTGCACGCCTTCCAGAAAAAATCCAAGAGCGGCACAGCGACGCCGCTGCGCGAGATCGAGCGCATCAAGGCACGTCTGAAGCAGGCACAGCAGGAGTACGCCGAATGGAAGCAAGACAACCCGTAG
- a CDS encoding helix-turn-helix domain-containing protein has protein sequence MAESAFHALGLPDADDLVLRAQLLRRIADVVREQDLTQAQAGALIGMDQPRVSALLNGKITKFSTDRLLRALSDLGQDVELRITPAGRPKGRLHVAA, from the coding sequence GTGGCCGAGAGCGCCTTTCATGCGCTGGGCCTGCCGGATGCCGACGACCTCGTGCTCCGTGCCCAACTGCTGCGGCGGATCGCCGATGTGGTTCGCGAGCAGGACCTGACCCAGGCCCAGGCTGGCGCGCTGATTGGCATGGACCAGCCACGCGTCTCGGCCTTGCTGAACGGCAAGATCACCAAGTTCTCGACCGACCGGTTGCTCCGCGCATTGAGCGACCTTGGCCAGGATGTCGAACTGCGGATTACCCCGGCCGGGCGCCCGAAGGGTCGGCTGCATGTAGCGGCATAG
- a CDS encoding nuclear transport factor 2 family protein: protein MIGRRGFLVQATAVAALALAGCASMATDSGGGDLHARLMALETGSWQHIKDRDLAGMNGFLADDAILIFADGSRLTKAQYIATIPEQTLTAFAIAGGSEVVRASPDVATLIYKVTYTSAMKGQKPETLTVLSTSTFALRGGTWISTLYQETPIK from the coding sequence ATGATCGGCAGGCGCGGATTTCTGGTACAGGCGACAGCGGTCGCCGCATTGGCATTGGCCGGCTGTGCTTCGATGGCGACCGACAGCGGGGGCGGCGATCTGCATGCGCGCCTGATGGCGCTTGAGACCGGCAGCTGGCAGCATATCAAGGACCGCGACCTGGCCGGGATGAACGGCTTTCTGGCCGACGACGCCATCCTGATCTTCGCCGACGGCTCGCGCCTCACCAAGGCCCAGTACATCGCGACGATCCCCGAGCAGACGCTGACCGCATTCGCCATCGCCGGCGGCTCCGAAGTCGTGCGCGCCAGTCCGGACGTCGCCACGCTCATCTACAAGGTGACCTATACCAGCGCCATGAAGGGCCAGAAGCCCGAGACGCTGACGGTGTTGTCGACCAGCACCTTTGCGCTGCGCGGCGGCACCTGGATCAGCACGCTCTACCAGGAGACCCCCATCAAATGA
- a CDS encoding nuclear transport factor 2 family protein, producing MIGRRSLVAAAIAAALALGGCTTPAVEGGAGEEALHDRLLALETGSWGYVRDRDQAAMRAFVADDVLLIFGDGSRYDKEQYVASLADQTLSDLRIWNSRVIPITPDVATLTYRVRYTSAVKQAKPEIVRAEVTSTYVRRGGQWMSVIYQETPFK from the coding sequence ATGATCGGGCGGCGTAGCCTGGTGGCGGCAGCGATCGCCGCCGCCCTCGCACTGGGCGGCTGCACCACGCCGGCGGTCGAGGGCGGCGCCGGCGAAGAGGCGCTGCACGACCGGCTGCTGGCGCTGGAGACCGGAAGCTGGGGCTATGTGCGCGACCGCGACCAGGCGGCGATGCGCGCCTTCGTGGCCGACGACGTGCTGCTGATCTTCGGCGACGGGTCGCGCTACGACAAGGAACAGTATGTCGCCTCGCTGGCCGACCAGACGCTGAGCGACCTCCGGATCTGGAATTCGCGCGTGATCCCGATCACCCCGGACGTCGCCACCCTCACCTACCGGGTGCGCTATACCAGCGCCGTGAAACAGGCCAAGCCGGAGATCGTGCGGGCCGAGGTGACCAGCACCTATGTGCGGCGCGGCGGCCAGTGGATGAGCGTCATCTACCAGGAAACGCCGTTCAAGTAG
- a CDS encoding GntR family transcriptional regulator → MNDLPHGVEAGPILRRALHLDAADRLRRAIVAGRLPAGERLKELELCAEFGISRTPLREALRVLAAEGLVEIVPNRGATVVDLSGAAAQHAFQVIAALEAEAAALAAERATAGERREIGRLTAALDERRRASDLEGYFALNEAIHAAILAAARNPLLVDLHDRMNARLRPARFQANLTPERWAAAVAEHGELSAAILAGDPAAAAAIARRHLDHRTYLVRGRRGVEIGDAAAT, encoded by the coding sequence ATGAACGACCTGCCGCACGGCGTGGAGGCGGGGCCGATCCTGCGGCGGGCCCTGCATCTCGACGCCGCCGACCGCCTGCGCCGGGCCATCGTCGCCGGCCGCCTGCCGGCGGGCGAGCGGCTGAAGGAGCTGGAACTGTGCGCGGAATTCGGCATCTCGCGCACGCCGCTGCGCGAGGCGCTGCGGGTGCTGGCGGCCGAAGGGCTGGTCGAGATCGTGCCCAACCGCGGCGCCACCGTGGTCGACCTGTCGGGGGCGGCCGCCCAGCACGCCTTCCAGGTGATCGCCGCATTGGAGGCCGAAGCCGCCGCCCTGGCGGCCGAGCGCGCCACGGCCGGCGAGCGGCGGGAGATCGGGCGGCTGACGGCCGCCCTCGACGAGCGCCGCCGGGCGAGCGACCTGGAAGGCTATTTCGCGCTGAACGAGGCGATCCACGCCGCCATCCTGGCGGCCGCCCGCAACCCGCTGCTGGTCGACCTGCACGACCGCATGAACGCCCGCCTGCGCCCCGCCCGCTTCCAGGCCAACCTGACGCCGGAACGCTGGGCAGCCGCCGTGGCCGAGCATGGCGAACTGTCGGCCGCCATCCTGGCCGGCGACCCGGCGGCGGCCGCCGCCATCGCGCGCCGCCACCTCGACCACCGCACCTACCTCGTCCGCGGCCGGCGTGGGGTCGAGATCGGCGACGCTGCCGCTACTTGA
- a CDS encoding FAD-binding and (Fe-S)-binding domain-containing protein has protein sequence MAAANPTAAKPKVGDARLAERLRRETRGEVLFDAASRGRYSTDASIYQIEPLGVLVAREPDDIAAAIQIAREEGVPLLPRGAGTSQCGQTVGEALVVDVSKHLNRLVEVDVENRRATVQPGIVLDHLNKLLRPHKLFFPVDVSPANRATIGGMTGNNSCGSRSIRYGNMVHNVHAVDAILADGSAHHFGPVPGNLADVAGDQRLTDLVQRMRALHGREADEIDRRIPKLLRKVGGYNIDLINPAGHNMASLLVGSEGTLGFFTQVHLDLQKIPSHRTLGVCHFPTFYAAMDATRHIVDLGPSAVELVDRTLIDLSREIAMFRPTVDRFVKGEPQAILLVEFAGEDREDCVRRLADLVTLTADLGFPDSVVEAVEPAFQAAVWEVRKAGLNIMMSMKGEGKPVSFIEDCAVPLADLAEYTRRLDEVFARHGTSGTWYAHASVGTLHVRPILNLKEEGGAKKMRAIAEEAFAMVREYKGSHSGEHGDGLVRSEFHRPMFGDRIVRAFEEVKEAFDPTGLFNPGKIVHPSKMDDRSLFRWKPGYKALPVATGLDWSDWGGLLAAVEMCNNNGECRKSDPGVMCPSYRATMDEQHVTRGRANTLRLAVTGQLGNGSVADPAVKEALDLCLSCKGCKRECPTGVDMARMKIEFQHQWNKANGVPWRERVVAHLPRYARVAAMLAPVLNLRDRIPGLAALSERMLGFAADRPLPKWRRDRFDAKGADGDAQGAGPEVALFVDSFTAAFEPENARAAQRLLVAAGYRVTTISAEDGSGRALCCGRTYLAAGMVDEARAEAVRALKPLAAAARRGVPIVGLEPSCLFTFRDEHLVLGLGEDAKAVAAKSVMFEEFVAAERAAGRFNPALRPSTEAAVLHGHCHQRAFGTVGAVEAMLKLVPGLKLSTIDAGCCGMAGAFGYQKEHADVSRRVAEVGPLPAVRAAPADAILVAAGTSCRHQFADLASRTAIHPVRVLANHLAG, from the coding sequence ATGGCCGCTGCAAATCCCACTGCCGCCAAGCCCAAGGTCGGGGATGCCAGGTTGGCCGAGCGCCTGCGGCGGGAAACCCGCGGCGAGGTGCTGTTCGACGCCGCCTCGCGCGGGCGCTATTCGACCGATGCCTCGATCTACCAGATCGAGCCGCTGGGCGTGCTGGTGGCGCGCGAGCCGGACGACATCGCGGCCGCCATCCAGATCGCGCGCGAGGAGGGCGTGCCGCTGCTGCCGCGCGGGGCGGGTACCTCCCAATGCGGGCAGACGGTGGGCGAGGCGCTGGTCGTCGATGTCTCCAAGCATCTGAATCGGCTGGTCGAGGTCGATGTCGAGAACCGGCGCGCCACGGTGCAGCCCGGCATCGTGCTGGATCACCTGAACAAGCTGTTGCGCCCGCACAAGCTCTTCTTCCCGGTCGACGTGTCGCCCGCCAACCGCGCCACCATCGGCGGCATGACCGGCAACAATTCCTGCGGCTCGCGCTCCATCCGCTACGGCAACATGGTGCACAACGTCCATGCGGTGGACGCCATCCTGGCCGACGGCTCGGCCCATCATTTCGGCCCGGTGCCGGGCAACCTGGCCGATGTCGCCGGCGACCAGCGCCTCACCGACCTCGTCCAGCGCATGCGCGCGCTGCACGGGCGCGAGGCCGACGAGATCGACCGCCGCATCCCCAAGCTGCTGCGCAAGGTGGGCGGCTACAACATCGACCTCATCAACCCGGCCGGCCACAACATGGCGAGCCTGCTGGTGGGCTCGGAGGGCACGCTGGGCTTCTTCACCCAGGTGCATCTCGACCTGCAGAAGATCCCCAGCCATCGCACGCTGGGCGTCTGCCACTTCCCCACCTTCTATGCGGCGATGGACGCCACCCGCCACATTGTCGATCTGGGGCCGAGTGCCGTCGAACTGGTCGACCGCACGCTGATCGACCTGTCGCGCGAGATCGCGATGTTCCGGCCGACCGTCGACCGCTTCGTGAAGGGCGAGCCGCAGGCGATCCTGCTGGTGGAGTTCGCGGGCGAGGACCGGGAGGACTGCGTCCGCCGCCTGGCCGACCTGGTGACGCTGACGGCCGACCTTGGCTTCCCGGATTCGGTGGTGGAGGCGGTCGAGCCCGCCTTCCAGGCGGCGGTGTGGGAGGTGCGCAAGGCCGGCCTCAACATCATGATGTCGATGAAGGGGGAGGGTAAGCCCGTCTCCTTCATCGAGGATTGCGCCGTGCCGCTGGCCGACCTGGCCGAATACACCCGCCGCCTGGACGAGGTATTCGCCCGCCACGGCACCTCCGGCACCTGGTACGCCCATGCCTCGGTCGGCACGCTGCATGTGCGCCCGATCCTCAACCTCAAGGAGGAGGGGGGTGCGAAGAAGATGCGCGCGATCGCCGAGGAGGCGTTCGCCATGGTGCGGGAATACAAGGGCAGCCATTCGGGCGAGCATGGCGACGGGCTGGTGCGGTCGGAGTTCCACCGGCCGATGTTCGGCGACCGCATCGTCCGCGCGTTCGAGGAGGTGAAGGAGGCGTTCGACCCGACCGGCCTGTTCAACCCCGGCAAGATCGTCCACCCCTCGAAGATGGACGACCGCAGCCTCTTCCGCTGGAAGCCGGGCTACAAGGCGCTGCCGGTCGCAACCGGGCTCGACTGGTCGGACTGGGGCGGGCTCTTGGCCGCGGTCGAGATGTGCAACAACAACGGCGAGTGCCGCAAGTCCGACCCCGGCGTCATGTGCCCGTCCTACCGCGCGACGATGGACGAGCAGCACGTGACGCGGGGCCGCGCCAACACGCTGCGCCTGGCCGTCACCGGCCAGCTCGGCAATGGCAGCGTCGCCGACCCGGCGGTGAAGGAGGCGCTCGACCTCTGCCTCTCCTGCAAGGGCTGCAAGCGCGAATGCCCGACCGGCGTCGACATGGCGCGCATGAAGATCGAGTTCCAGCACCAGTGGAACAAGGCCAACGGCGTGCCCTGGCGCGAGCGGGTGGTGGCCCACCTGCCGCGCTATGCCCGGGTGGCCGCCATGCTGGCCCCGGTGCTGAACCTGCGTGATCGCATCCCGGGCCTGGCCGCGCTGTCGGAACGCATGCTGGGCTTTGCCGCCGACCGGCCGCTGCCGAAATGGCGGCGCGACCGCTTCGATGCCAAGGGGGCCGATGGCGACGCGCAAGGGGCGGGGCCGGAGGTGGCGCTGTTCGTCGACAGCTTCACGGCCGCCTTCGAGCCCGAGAATGCGCGCGCCGCCCAGCGGCTCCTGGTGGCGGCGGGATATCGCGTCACCACCATCTCGGCCGAGGACGGGTCGGGCCGGGCGCTCTGCTGCGGGCGCACCTATCTCGCCGCCGGCATGGTGGACGAGGCGCGCGCCGAGGCGGTGCGCGCGCTGAAGCCGCTGGCGGCGGCCGCCCGGCGCGGCGTGCCCATCGTCGGGCTGGAGCCGTCCTGCCTCTTCACCTTCCGCGACGAGCACCTGGTGCTGGGCCTGGGCGAGGATGCCAAGGCGGTCGCGGCGAAGTCCGTGATGTTCGAGGAGTTCGTGGCGGCCGAGCGCGCCGCCGGCCGCTTCAACCCAGCACTGCGGCCCAGCACCGAGGCCGCCGTCCTGCACGGCCATTGCCACCAGCGCGCCTTCGGCACGGTGGGGGCGGTGGAGGCGATGCTGAAGCTGGTGCCGGGCCTGAAGCTGTCGACCATCGATGCCGGCTGCTGCGGCATGGCGGGCGCCTTCGGCTACCAGAAGGAGCATGCCGACGTGTCGCGCCGGGTGGCGGAGGTGGGGCCGCTGCCGGCGGTGCGGGCGGCCCCGGCCGACGCCATCCTGGTCGCCGCCGGCACCAGTTGCCGCCACCAGTTTGCCGACCTCGCCAGCCGAACGGCGATCCACCCGGTGCGCGTCCTGGCGAACCACCTGGCCGGATGA
- a CDS encoding pyridoxal-phosphate-dependent aminotransferase family protein, giving the protein MSSAAAKPKHQPGRHFLQIPGPSNVPDRVLRAIDRPTMDHRGPDFGRLGREVLDRLKPVFGTEGPVIIFPGSGTGAWEAALVNTLSPGDRVLMFETGHFATLWQEMARKLGIVTEFVPGDWRSGVDAAAIEARLAEDSTHSIKAVAVVHNETSTGVTSDIGAVRRAIDAAGHPALLFVDTVSSLASIEYRHDEWGVDVTVTGSQKGLMLPPGLGFNAVSEKARSVAKTARLPRAYWDWEAMLGINPTGYFPYTPATNLLYGLNEALILLVEEEGLPAVFARHQRHGEATRRAVRTWGLEVLCRNPAEYSPVLTAVMTPDGHDADALRATILERSNMSLGNGLGRLKGRVFRIGHLGDFNDLMLVGTLAGVEMGLATAGVPYTKGGVQAAMDYLGGNR; this is encoded by the coding sequence ATGTCCAGCGCCGCCGCCAAGCCGAAGCACCAGCCGGGCCGCCACTTCCTGCAGATCCCGGGGCCGAGCAACGTGCCCGACCGGGTGCTGCGCGCCATCGACCGGCCGACCATGGACCATCGCGGCCCCGATTTCGGCCGCCTCGGGCGCGAGGTGCTGGACCGCCTGAAGCCGGTGTTCGGCACCGAGGGGCCGGTCATCATCTTCCCCGGCTCCGGCACCGGCGCATGGGAGGCAGCCTTGGTCAACACGCTGTCGCCCGGCGACCGCGTGCTGATGTTCGAGACCGGGCACTTCGCCACCCTGTGGCAGGAGATGGCACGCAAGCTCGGCATCGTTACGGAGTTCGTGCCGGGCGACTGGCGCTCGGGTGTCGATGCCGCCGCCATCGAGGCGCGCCTGGCCGAGGATTCGACCCATTCGATCAAGGCCGTGGCCGTTGTCCACAACGAGACCTCGACCGGCGTCACCAGCGACATCGGTGCCGTGCGCCGCGCCATCGACGCCGCCGGCCACCCCGCCCTGCTCTTCGTCGACACCGTGTCGTCGCTGGCCTCGATCGAGTATCGCCACGACGAGTGGGGCGTCGACGTGACGGTGACCGGCTCGCAGAAGGGCCTGATGCTGCCGCCCGGCCTGGGCTTCAACGCCGTCAGCGAGAAGGCGCGGTCGGTCGCCAAGACCGCCCGCCTGCCGCGCGCCTACTGGGATTGGGAGGCGATGCTGGGCATCAACCCCACCGGCTATTTCCCGTACACGCCCGCGACCAACCTGCTCTACGGCCTGAACGAGGCCCTGATCCTGCTGGTGGAAGAAGAAGGCCTGCCGGCCGTCTTCGCCCGCCACCAGCGCCACGGCGAGGCAACCCGCCGGGCCGTGCGCACCTGGGGCCTGGAGGTGCTGTGCCGCAACCCGGCCGAATACTCCCCCGTGCTGACCGCCGTGATGACGCCCGACGGCCACGACGCCGACGCGCTGCGCGCGACCATCCTGGAGCGGTCCAACATGTCGCTCGGCAACGGCCTCGGCCGCCTGAAGGGCCGGGTGTTCCGCATCGGCCACCTGGGGGACTTCAACGACCTGATGCTGGTCGGTACGCTGGCCGGGGTGGAGATGGGGCTGGCGACGGCGGGCGTGCCCTACACCAAGGGCGGGGTGCAGGCGGCGATGGACTATCTGGGTGGGAATAGGTAG